Proteins encoded by one window of Glycine soja cultivar W05 chromosome 15, ASM419377v2, whole genome shotgun sequence:
- the LOC114386076 gene encoding uncharacterized protein LOC114386076: MTNLTNDDEEFGSSNNRRGEAKRGPVTKRLRTNWAPRVTIDENGDKEGFRDFEHEHEQSPVQSMKENGVDYWHVDRNEDPRVRVLENDGVESESQEWRKSDGVRSWLYELGLSRSEWINR; this comes from the coding sequence ATGACGAACCTCACGAACGATGACGAAGAGTTTGGAAGCAGCAACAACCGAAGAGGAGAAGCAAAACGAGGACCAGTGACGAAGCGATTGAGAACAAATTGGGCTCCTAGAGTGACGATCGACGAAAATGGTGACAAAGAAGGTTTTAGGGATTTCGAACACGAACACGAACAGAGTCCAGTGCAGTCGATGAAGGAGAACGGAGTGGATTATTGGCACGTGGATCGGAATGAGGATcctagggttagggttttggaAAACGACGGCGTTGAATCGGAGTCGCAGGAATGGAGGAAGAGCGATGGAGTGAGGTCTTGGCTTTACGAGTTAGGTTTGAGTAGGTCAGAGTGGATAAATAGATAA